The following proteins are co-located in the Chlorocebus sabaeus isolate Y175 chromosome 21, mChlSab1.0.hap1, whole genome shotgun sequence genome:
- the SEC61G gene encoding protein transport protein Sec61 subunit gamma, with protein sequence MDQVMQFVEPSRQFVKDSIRLVKRCTKPDRKEFQKIAMATAIGFAIMGFIGFFVKLIHIPINNIIVGG encoded by the exons ATGGATCAGGTAATGCAGTTTGTTGAGCCAAGTCGGCAGTTTGTAAAGGACTCCATTCGGCTGGTTAAAAGATGCACTAAACCTGATAGAAAAG AATTCCAGAAGATTGCCATGGCAACAGCAATAGGATTTGCTATAATGGGATTCATTGGCTTCTTTGTGAAATTGATCCATATTCCTATTAATAACATCATTGT tgGTGGCTGA